TACTGGAGTTATTATCCATAGGAGGAATGAATTCGGAATCTATTGTGTCGTTATTTGATGGAGTTGTGAAATTGAACTGACTGGAAGTAGAGTTACTGCTAGATTGGGTTTCGTTGTCTTGCTTTTTTGGCTTTGACTTAATCTTAGGTCTAGGCTTAGGAATATTTCTAACTCTCTGAACATTAGAAACCACTTTATCTAACTTTTTGAGAGTCTCAAATCTAAGCAAAACTGGAGAGTCTGTTGGCTTTAATTCTGATTGCTTTGATTTAGTGTCATTATACCAAGCTTGGAACTCATCCAACATACTCTTCACCTCAGCAAAGGTCGAATTCTGGACCCATGTATGAGTAAATTGTATTGCTTCAAATGTCTGAATTGTGTAGTTTAACTTCTTGTCAACATTTGTAATAAGCTCACTTCTGTACTTAAACTCTTCCGCCTTAAGATGAACTATGTCTGTTTTGTTTGAAACCTTCTTAATCTTCTCTTCTACAAGCTCCAAAGTTATTTCATCTCCAATCTCATATAGCCAATCCTCAGTTTCTGAGAGAAGCTTTGTGATTTCTTCCCTTTCTTCCTCCAAAGTTACCTTCTGATAAATATCATCATACAACTTGTTTCTATTATCATAAATAAGTGCTTCCAATGAGTTCTTTGAGTACATTAATTGCCTGTGTTTAGCATCTAACTTGTTTAACTCATTAATATGGTGGCTAATTGATTGCTTAATCTCCTTCGTGAGAGGAAGAGGGCAGTCAAGAGGCTCCTCCAAAAACTTAAGCATGAATGGCTGAGATCTTGTTATTACTTTCTCCTCATAAATTGTTTTAGTAGAGCTTTTCTTATCACCATTTGAAACAGAACCATTCTGCGTTGAATTTCCTGTACTATTTGAGCTGGAAGCTGAATTCCCCTCTTCAACCTTTGTAGAGTTCACTGGTACTGTCACTGGAACTCTAATTGTCTGATTTACCATCTTCCATCCATAAGCACTCTCAAGACTCAAAATTCCATAAGTGTCTACTTTAATTTGAAGAGTAACATTCAATATAGAGTCCTCAAGAGCACCTCCCTCCTGAgctttagaaataaattctgGAATTCCTGAAATGTTGAATCTAGAAATTGGTCTTCCGTTCTCGGATAAAGTTGCAATAAAGTCTTTACTTGACTTAAGCTCAATATGATGTGTTCCATGGTAATGTGATGTACTATTAATTACTGGAATCTCCTGATCATCAAACcttaaagaataattattggatGAATATTCATTGTAGAATATGTTTCTAGTTCTAAAAGTGGCTGACTGGTTTGCTGCAACGAAAGCCGCACCAAAGGCCATTGCCTCATCCCCATTCAATCTCTGGCTAACATTCTTCCCAAATGATCCAAAGTATTGATCCAGCAAGGCTCTCACACCAGGAACTCTAATACCACCACCCAAAATCTCCACATCAGTAATTTCCTTCATAGTCTTGTTTGCAACTCTTAAACTCTCATTTATTGGTTCCAAGGCCTTAGACAATATCTTCTCCTGAATTGATCGATCAAACTCCTCTCTGGAAATCGACTGAGAAATATCTACATCTTTATAAAGCGATTCTACGAAGAAATCTGCCTGCTTCAAAGTTGAAAGCAACAACTTAGTCCTCACACTCTGTTTCGCAATCTTTTGTAACACTCTTGAGTTATCCAATGGAACTCCCGCCAGCGGGCTTTTTTCTGGAGCTGCTCTGATCCTTTCGATGACTAAGTCAGCAATTGCCTGGTCTGCAAGGTACCCACCTGAGTTATAGTTTGTAGAACAACCTAATACATTTATTTTATGAGTTTGAATTGTTCTTCCCATATGTGTGGCGTTTACTGGTTGGAAGTCCACGATACATGAAGAGGTATGTTTGGCTCCCATGTCATAGTAGAGAAAAGTTGAATTTTCGTTATTTCTCAAATCAGTTGATTGGTGTACTGCAGCTGCTCCAAGAGAGTTCACCAATCCAAATAGATTCAATCCTGCGATTTCCGCTGAATCTACTAAGCTCTTTCTTTGTCTTTGGGTGAAAGTCGGAGGAATAGCTATAACAGCTCCGACTGTCTCACTCCCAAAAACCGGTCCAGGGTTCAAGTTCAATGAAGATCCACCCTTCTTGTTTTGATTATCCTTCATGGAAGAACCTTCAACCATACGTCTTAAGAAGTCCAAATAATGCCCATTAAGCTCCTCTGGAATCATTCCATGTCCATCAATTCTAACAAAAGTTCCATTTTGGATCTTGTTATGTTCTATAACATATGGAAAGAGATCTTTACGGAGCCCATTAGGTAGAGTGGTTTCACTTTTAAGTTCTCCTGTAGTTTTAGTTACATCAATATCATTTCCACACATCCCCAGAAAGCTTGGAATGTGTAACAAAGTACGGATTGGATTTCTAACCATACTTCCAAGGGCATCCTCACCAAATAGACGCACTATAGAAGGAGATGAAGTGCTGAATGATACAGCTGTCGCTGTCTTTCGTTGGCTATGAGAATTCAAAACTATCTCAATTCCTCTTCCTGGACGAATTGATGCTACTTTTGAATTATCATTTCCAATATCAATTCCAATCAAT
The Cryptosporidium parvum Iowa II chromosome 2, whole genome shotgun sequence genome window above contains:
- a CDS encoding APG-1 like HSP70 domain containing protein, signal peptide plus likely ER retention motif, which codes for MKPISIQILSSFLLWLVSTSFLINLARSSLIGIDIGNDNSKVASIRPGRGIEIVLNSHSQRKTATAVSFSTSSPSIVRLFGEDALGSMVRNPIRTLLHIPSFLGMCGNDIDVTKTTGELKSETTLPNGLRKDLFPYVIEHNKIQNGTFVRIDGHGMIPEELNGHYLDFLRRMVEGSSMKDNQNKKGGSSLNLNPGPVFGSETVGAVIAIPPTFTQRQRKSLVDSAEIAGLNLFGLVNSLGAAAVHQSTDLRNNENSTFLYYDMGAKHTSSCIVDFQPVNATHMGRTIQTHKINVLGCSTNYNSGGYLADQAIADLVIERIRAAPEKSPLAGVPLDNSRVLQKIAKQSVRTKLLLSTLKQADFFVESLYKDVDISQSISREEFDRSIQEKILSKALEPINESLRVANKTMKEITDVEILGGGIRVPGVRALLDQYFGSFGKNVSQRLNGDEAMAFGAAFVAANQSATFRTRNIFYNEYSSNNYSLRFDDQEIPVINSTSHYHGTHHIELKSSKDFIATLSENGRPISRFNISGIPEFISKAQEGGALEDSILNVTLQIKVDTYGILSLESAYGWKMVNQTIRVPVTVPVNSTKVEEGNSASSSNSTGNSTQNGSVSNGDKKSSTKTIYEEKVITRSQPFMLKFLEEPLDCPLPLTKEIKQSISHHINELNKLDAKHRQLMYSKNSLEALIYDNRNKLYDDIYQKVTLEEEREEITKLLSETEDWLYEIGDEITLELVEEKIKKVSNKTDIVHLKAEEFKYRSELITNVDKKLNYTIQTFEAIQFTHTWVQNSTFAEVKSMLDEFQAWYNDTKSKQSELKPTDSPVLLRFETLKKLDKVVSNVQRVRNIPKPRPKIKSKPKKQDNETQSSSNSTSSQFNFTTPSNNDTIDSEFIPPMDNNSSMSSESSEASSNSSSVPSSEQNRDQSEL